In Cryptomeria japonica chromosome 10, Sugi_1.0, whole genome shotgun sequence, a genomic segment contains:
- the LOC131076140 gene encoding large ribosomal subunit protein eL32z, producing MPMPQPLLNKKIVKKRVKRFKRPQSDRRITVKESWRRPKGIDSRVRRKFKGCTLMPNIGYGSNKKTKHYLPSGFKKFVVHNARELDLLMMHNRTYCAEIAHNVSTLKRKAIVERAAQLNIMVTNMLARIQSQEDE from the coding sequence ATGCCAATGCCTCAGCCTCTCTTAAACAAGAAGATTGTCAAGAAGCGTGTGAAGAGGTTCAAGAGGCCACAGAGCGATCGCAGGATTACTGTCAAGGAGAGCTGGCGTAGACCTAAGGGTATTGATTCACGAGTAAGAAGAAAATTCAAAGGATGCACCCTTATGCCCAACATTGGTTATGGATCCAACAAGAAAACCAAGCACTACTTGCCTTCTGGCTTTAAAAAATTTGTGGTACACAATGCTAGAGAGCTGGACCTTTTGATGATGCATAACAGGACGTACTGTGCTGAAATAGCACACAATGTTTCAACACTAAAGAGAAAGGCTATTGTGGAGCGAGCTGCACAACTCAATATCATGGTAACCAACATGCTAGCCAGGATACAAAGCCAGGAGGACGAGTAG